TTGTTGCCACTAATAAAACGAGGCTTCATTTCACTGATGGCGTTATCCCAACGGTTGTTTTGGGTAATTACCATTTTTGCATCGGCATAAGGGTTGGGCATATTATAACCCAAGTTGTCAACCAATACATCTATTTCCTGTTTGCTGTTTCTGTATTTTACATCGGTAGCTGGTTTTATAGTGGCTGTATAACTCACTTTTTGATTGCATACCATAAACCTTCGGGTAATGGAGGGAACATCGGCATTATCATTTCTTGATACCTTTAATATATAGTTACCCGCCCACAGAAATTTAAAATTGTTACTGGGAAAGTCAAAAGTATAATGCACATATTTTTGAAAAGTGTTTTGCGAAAATTTCCAGTTGTCTACATTGGTATATTGCAACCCTTGTGCATAGGCATTGAAATCATAATTAGTGTAAGGATTCCAGTTTGCATCGCAAAAAATAAAGGAATACTGATAATATACATTGTTCATTCCCAATTGATCAAAATCCATCCGAAGCACATCTTCACTGTTCAAATTGATAATGGTGAGCGGATCGCCACTGGGTTGTTTTAACTCAACCGTTTTGATAGAACTATCATAAATATAGTTTTCGCAACGGAGGCTAATTTGTGCATAGCTGCTTTTTGATATACCAAGCAGTATAGACAGCATAAAAAAAAGTTGTCCTATATATAATAGGTGTCGAATGGGTTTGTTTTTGCTCATCATACTAGCATTTAATTTTCTTGAAGCAACATCATCTGCTCAAATAACATTTCAAAGTTAAGGTTTAGCTGCTTTATGGTTATCGACAATTTTTTATGCTTTTCGGTTGCTTCGTATAGTTTTGTAGAATCGCTGGCTATATCTGGATTATTATAGCTTGCTTCTATTTGTTTTAATTGCTCCTTTTGCTCTTCAATTTCCTTCTCCAGTTTGTCCATGTCTTTTTGCATTTGTATCAGTTTGTTTTTTGATACCTGCTTTTTGTCTGAATCATTTTTGTCGATACTTTTTTCTTCCTTAGGCAATTGTTTTGCCATACTTGGTGGAGGCACCACACGTTTATTATACCATTCTTCAAATTCATCGTATCCACCTGGGTATTCCTTGATTTCTTGATTTTCGATAAACCAAATTTTATCGGCTATCATACTAATAAAATGCCTATCGTGACTTACTAATAATATGGAACCTTCGTACTCAATTAGTGCTTTGGCCAATATATTTACACTTTGCATATCTAAGTGATTGGTGGGCTCGTCCAATAATAAAAAGTTGGAACGACTTACTACAGTTTTTGCCAAAGCGACCCTGCTTTTTTCTCCACCCGATAGTACTTTTATTTTTTTAAATACATCTTCACCGGTAAATAAAAAGGATCCCAATATGGTACGAGCATCTTGTTCTTTAACCCAAGGTGCAAAATATTGAAGCTCGTCCACTATAGTTTTGGTATTGTCCAAAGACTCACTTTGCTGTTGCGAGAAATATGACATGTGTACATTATGTCCCAAGGTGATTTTTCCTTCGGCGGGCAATAATCCGTCTACAATTTTTAAAAGCGTAGATTTACCCAAACCATTCGCACCAATTAAAGCAACCTTATCGCCACGAACTATTTGCCCTTCGGCATTATTAAATACATTAAGATTGCCAAAATTTTTATGTAGTTTTTCAATTTCTAAAGTTACTTTTCCACCCGCATGGTCCATTCCAAAACGGATACCTACCGATGCGGTATCGCCTTCGGGTGCTTCAATTTTATCAAGTCTGTCCAGCATTTTCACACGGCTTTGTACCGCTACCGATTTACTGGCTTTGGCACGAAAACGATTGATGAATTTTTCCTGATCTTTTATATATTGTTGTTGATTGCTGAATTGTCGTTGTTGTAATAACATACGTTCTTCTTTCTGATCGATATAATCATCGAAATTCCCTTCAAATATATTAAACTTAAGATTGCTTATCTCCACAATTCTATTACACAAACGATTCAAAAAATATCTATCGTGACTCACTACAATTACAGAGCCTGCATAAGTTCTTAAATAATTTTCGAGCCATTGTATAGAAGGTAAATCCAAATGGTTGGTAGGCTCATCGAGCATCAACAAATCGGGTTTGGTTAATAGCATTTGAGCGAGCAAAGCCCTCATACGCCAACCACCCGAGAATTGTTGCAAGGGTTTATCAAGCTGCTCTGTTTTAAAACCCAATCCTTCCAAAACTTCTGCTGCCCGATTATGAATGGTATATCCATCATGCATTTCATATTGATGTTGCAAATCGCCGAGTCGCTCCATCAATTTATCATTATAATCGGTTTCCATTTTGGCCGTTATTATATGCATTTGCTTTTCTATTTCTAATAGTTCTTCAAATGCCTGCATGGTAACTTCCAAAACCGAGCCTTCTAAATTTTTGTCTAAAAAATCTTGGGTAAGGAATCCAATTTTAATTCCTCCTTGTTTTTGAATGCTGCCACCAGATATGGAATATTCTCCCATCAATACACGAAGCAATGTAGATTTGCCTGTTCCGTTTTTACCAATAAGGCCTATGCGTTCGCCTGGTTTTATTTGCCACGAGGCTTCTTTATATAAGTACCTGCCTCCAAATTCGAAATTAATGTCTTGTAAATCTATCACTGTTTATATGCTTTTAATCTGTTATCTTTTAATGGTATGAGTAGTAAAAATCCGAGTATGAAAAATATCATCACGGCGAACAAAGAATTCTGCATACCGTCAGAATGTTGTTCGATAAATGCGAATAAGAAAAGTCCAATCACCATGGCAATTTTTTCTGTAATATCATAGAAACTAAAAAACGAAGCGGTATCATGGGTGCCTTCAGGAATAAGTTTGCTATAGGTTGCACGGCTCAAGCTTTGTATGCCACCCATCACCAATCCTACAAAAAATGCAATCATATAAAAACCGCTCTCCGATTCATATTCGGCCACAAACCAAGCAGAAACACAAACGCCACACCATATTATTATAGCAATAGAAAGTGAGAGTTTATTTCCGAACATTTTGGATATATAGGAGAATAAAAAACTACCAGCGATGGCAACAAATTGTATAGTAAGAACTGTAGGGATAAGTTTTGTATCTGGTAATTTAAGCAATTTCGCTCCGAAGTATACCGCAACTTGCATCACGGTTTGCACCCCCATATTATAGAAGAAGAAAGAGCTCAAAAATATTTTCATGCTTTTGCTGGCCATGGCATTCTTATATACATCATGCAATTTATGGAACCCTTTAAATATGGATGCTCTTATACGCGGTCCAATTTTTTGTTCGGGTACATTATAAAATAATATTTGTGCAAATGATACCCACCAAACTGCAACGGCCAAGAAACAAATACGGGGAGCAAATGAATTCGGGTATCCAATGTTTTTCATGATGGTGATAAAAACAAGACATAATATCAATAATATACTACTTCCCAAATATCCCAGTGAGAAACCTCTTGCCGAAATTTTATCCATATCGTCGTGCGAGGCTATATCGGGTAAAAACGAATTATAGAAAACTAAGCCACCCCAGAAACCAATACTTGCCATTACCATACAAAATATACCCCAACCTAGCATTGCAGGTTGTTCGCCACTAATTCCAGGCACTAAAAAATATAATCCGGCACAAGCAGTTGCACCCAAGTAACAAAAGAATTTGAGGAAGGATTTTTTATTGCCACGGGTATCGGCTATGGATGAAAGAATAGGAGAGAGGAAGCATACAATTAAAAAAGAAAACGAAAGTGCATACATGCTTAATACGGTATTTTTAAATTCCATTCCCAAAAACATTACCGTATCTTTTATAATATTTTTGTCAGCATCTTTTACTGAGGTGATGGACTCATAATATATAGGATAGATTGCCGAGCAGATAACGAGATTATATACCGAATTAGCCCAATCGTACATGCACCAACTGTTCACGATTTTCTTGCTGAGGGTAATTTTAGACATATATATAGTATAATTTTAAGTGAAGGTTTAAAAAATATTCAAAACTATTTCAGGCATTTTTATACATATTAATAGTTGCTGTTAAACCAAGTTATTTCGTAAGGGTTTGATTATTAACTAAGTAAGAAATAGCAAGCTACTATAATATTGCAAAATTAAGCTATTATTCCAAAGCCAAATTATAAAGCGTATTAAAAAACATAGAATTAGTGCTTGCAATCACCATAATAATCGAGTACTTTCGCAAACGAATTAAGGAAATAAAAATAATGGTGAGCAGTTACATAATAGTTTTATATAAACAATGATGTAAGCCTTACAGAGATTGATAATCAGCGACTAAATTTTTACTAACTGATAATCAGATTTGTCTAAAACCAATTGTAAAAAAAAAACGCTGAAAGCCCATCCTGTTATCTTTCTCCAAAAGTCAATAGAAATAAAATTTTTTTTTAAACATAATTAAACACAACTTGCGGACTTATTAATATGATAGCCCACGACACCCCAACAACCTGCGAATCTGCTTGGCACGAATGTTCCAAAATAATCAGTGATAATATCCCTGAGCAGAGCTTCAAAACATGGTTCCACCCCATAAAGCCTTTGAAGTTAGAAAATAAAGTATTAACAATTCAAGTACCCAGCCAGTTCTTTTATGAATGGTTGGAAGAACATTATGTTGACTTGCTTCGCAAAACTATGAAAACAGTTTTAGGGCCAGGCTCACGATTAGAATATAATATTATAGTAGAAAATAGTAAAGGCAGTAGCTCACCTTATACCGTGAACATGCCTACCAACAATGTGGGAAAGAACGACAATATAGGTGTTACCATGCCATTAAATATTGGCAACAATATAAAAAACCCTTTTATAATACCCGGTCTTCGTAAAGTAAATATCGACTCTAACTTAAATTCAAATTATACATTCGAAAATTTTATTGAAGGCGATTGCAACCGTTTGGCACGCTCTGCAGGTTATGCAGTTGCAACCAAACCTGGTGGTACTGCATTTAATCCATTGATGATATTTGGTGGAGTAGGGTTGGGCAAAACACATTTGGTACAAGCCATAGGCAACCAAATAAAAGTGAACAACAAAAACAAAGTAGTATTATATGTATCTGCCGAAAAATTCTTGAATCAATTCGTCGACTCAGTAAAAAATACAACCACCAATGATTTTGTAAATTTCTATAATTATGTGGATGTATTAATTATGGATGATGTACAATTTTTTAGTGGACGAGGCAAAACACAAGAAATATTTTTTCAGATATTTAACCAATTGCACCAAACTGGGAAACAAATTATATTAACCAGCGATCGTGCTCCCAAAGATTTGAAAGATATAGAAGAGCGGTTGCTAACCCGCTTCAAATGGGGCCTCTCAGCCGACTTAGGTACTCCCGATTTCGATACACGTATTGCTATACTCGAGCAAAAAATGTATAATGAAGGTGTAACTATGCCGAATGAGGTAGTAGAATATGTAGCACATAATATCAATACCAATATTCGTGAATTGGAAGGAGCCATGATATCATTATTGGCTCAAAGCAGCATGAATCGCAAAGAAATTGATTTGGATTTGGCCAAGCAAATGATGAAGAATTTTGTAAAGAATTCTACCAAAGAAATTTCAATCGACTTTATACAAAAATTGGTTTGCGATTATTTTACCATTCCCGTTGAACATGTGAAATCGAAAACTCGTAAACGCGAAGTGGTACAAGCCCGTCAAATTTCTATGTACTTCGCCAAAGATTTAACCAAAGCATCTCTCAAAAATATTGGTTCCTATTTCGGAAATCGTGACCACAGTACTGTTATCCATGCTTGCCAAACAGTGAACGACCTCATGGAAACCGACAAACGCTTCCGTGCCGATGTGGAAGAACTCTCAAAAAGAATTAAGATCAGTACCTTATAATATATTAATATTTAGTAAAAGATTCCCCGCTATTTAAAAAATAGTGGGGATTTTTTTTACGCAATAAGGTAATAATTGTATTACCAATCATTACCAGCAACTGTACCGATAGCTATTCGGCTTTGCTATTAAATAATATGCTCCCTATTCGTATCATATTACTGCCACAAGCAACGGCAAGTTTATAATCACTGCTCATGCCCATGGAGAGGTGCTTGAAATCAGGATCGTTTGGGAAATATTCGGCTTGCACTTTATTATATAAATCTTTTAGAAAAGTAAACTCCGATTTTATTTTTTCTTGGTTGTGCGTATTCGTGGCCATGCCCATTAGGCCCGCTATTTGGATATGTTTATATTGACTTAAATTATCCAATATATTATATAGTTCTTGCTCGTCGAGGCCGAATTTTGTTTCTTCATCAGCTATATACATTTGGAGCAGACAAGGGACTACACGATTTATTTTGGCAGCTTCTTTATCGATGGCTTGTAATAATTTTTCGCTATCCACCGAATGAATTAAAGAAACAAAATTTATAATATATTTTATTTTATTGCTTTGCAAGTGTCCGATTAAATGCCATTGTATATCATTGGGCAATAAATCTTTTTTTGCAATTAATTCTTGTACCCAGTTCTCGCCAAATACACGCTGACCTGCATTGTAGGCTTGTATAATAGTTTCAGGGGGGTAGGTTTTGCTTACTGCAACTAAAGTACAATTCTCGCCAATTTGAGCTTTGATGTTTTGAATATTTTGTGCGATGCTGTCCAATGAAAGTAAGATATATAATATTAAACAGCGTGATTCAATTTACTCTTCTTTCTGCTATACAAAAAGTATATCACCAAACCAATTACGAGCCAAATACTAAAGTTCCTCCAATTGAGATAACCCAACTCGCTCATCAAATAAAAATTACTCAATAGCCCAAAAACTGGGATGAAGCTGTAGTTTTTAATATATGCACGAATGGTGATAAAAATACTGAGAATGATAAATAGGAGCAAGGGTATTTTTTCGGCGAAGGGTTGCTTGGGATTGTTAAAGAAGTTGAAAAATTCTGCCACACCTTCAATATTAAATATGATAACGAGGGTAATTACAATTGCCCAACAAAATGGCAATATATATTTACTATTATAATACGGAATTTTATAATGAATATTTTCTGGTTGTTCTTCTTTGGTTTCGTGGTTGAGTATGATAATACCACCGCATACCAATACAAAGGCAAACATGGTCCCGATACTGGTGAGGTCGGTCATTTCGGTAAGTGTAAAGAAGAGTGCTGGCACAGCAACCACAATACCTGTAATGATGGTAGCAAAGGAAGGTGTTCTGTATTTTTTATGAATTTTGCTAAACTTCTTGGGCAATAATCCATCACGACTCATGCTCATCCATATACGCGGTTGGCCCATTTGAAAAACCAGTAATACACTGGTCATGGCTATTACCGCACCAATTGATATAATTAAACTGAATTCATTCAAATTTAATTTATCGAATACATAAGCCAAGGGATCATCTACGCCTAGTTCTTTATAACTAACCATACCAGTGAGTACCAGCGAAATTAAAACATATAATACGGTACAAATGGCCAATGACCAAAACATGGAACGGGGCAAGTCCCGCTGTGGGTTTTCGCATTCCTCGGCAGTGGTGGAGATGGCATCAAAACCTATATAAGCAAAGAACACACCCGATACTCCTTTCATCATTCCGCTAAGCCCCGTGGGGAAGAAATCGTTATAATACGTTACATCCACAAATGCAGCACCTACACTTATTACAAATATGATAATAACCAATTTGAGTAATACCATCATATTGCCTACCCGCTTGCTCTCTTTCATGCCACGATATACAAGTGCCGTAATTAATACAACAATACTAAATGCGGGGATATCCAATATACACCTAGTGCCAAAAAATGTGGGGGCTTGCATCCATCCTTGATAACCTTCATAATACTTGGGCATGTATTTGCCAAGTTCGCACGAACATATATTATTGGTTTTTATATAATCGATAGCTTTTATATAATTGTCGTGGGCGGTAGAATAATCGCAGGTCATCCATTCAGGTATGTGGAAATATTGTTGTCCATTAATATGTATACCATCCATGAGTGAGGTGAAATATCCAGACCAAGAAATAGCGACAGCTATATTTCCCACTGCATATTCCATGATTAATCCCCAGCCGATAATCCAGGCAAACAATTCTCCGAAGCTGGCATAGGCATAAGTGTATGCACTGCCAGAAATAGGGATACGACTGGCAAATTCTGCGTAACACATGGCAGAGAATGCACAGGCAATGGCAGTAATAACAAACAATAAAGAAACCCCCGGGCCACCTGCTGCTGCTGCATTTCCAATGGTTGAAAATATACCTGCACCTATAATTGCTGCAATGCCAAATGCGGTAAGGTCACGAAGTTTTAAGTTTTTGTGCAGGGTATGTTCAGCACCTTCCTCGTTGCGACTTTGCTTTAATATAGCATTGAGCGATTTTTTGCGGAAGAGTGATTTCATTTTGATTATACTTTCTGTTTTTTATCTTCGGCATGATGCTCGCCGCGGCTAACAGATGACGTTGAGTTTGCAATGACTTTATATTATTATTTAATTTTTTTAGTTTGAGAATGCCAAATTTCAGAATTGCCTGCTGTATTAACACTTCTATGAACAAAAGCCAAAACTTTACAATTATTTATATTCCAACTTTTATTAAGATGAACGGCTATTTGTTTGCGATAAACTCTGCCACTTATCCAATTTGTTTTAAGATAGGTTCCATATTGCGAAGTCACAAAGATTCTAGCCAAATTATCATGAACATAAAATGTATCTATATCTCCATTATTATCTTGCGGATTAACAATACTGTCTTCCAAAATGATTAATGTTAAATAAACAGAGTCAGATAGAGGTTGCGTGGCTGTTATATAACATGTTAATTTTAAAGAATCATTATTGGCAATTAATACATTGTCAATATCAATATTTAAAGGTGAAGTTTGATTGTTTATCAGTTGAGCATCGAGCGTTGAACTCCAATCGTTCACACTATTGGTTATTAATAGATTTTTAGTTTTATTCAAAACTCTATCTAGTCCTATTGAGGGTAAATTTTTGTTTGTCCCGAATATTGACAATAAATCAGCAGCTTCTCTTAACTGAAAATCCTGAAAACCTGCAATTGTATTATATGGTCTTGTTAAAGCGTTTCCGAGCGGATGCATGGATAATATATTCATTCTTCCATTGTGAGAAGCAGCTAATCCTACAGCAGCAACAT
This sequence is a window from Bacteroidota bacterium. Protein-coding genes within it:
- a CDS encoding DUF5103 domain-containing protein produces the protein MMSKNKPIRHLLYIGQLFFMLSILLGISKSSYAQISLRCENYIYDSSIKTVELKQPSGDPLTIINLNSEDVLRMDFDQLGMNNVYYQYSFIFCDANWNPYTNYDFNAYAQGLQYTNVDNWKFSQNTFQKYVHYTFDFPSNNFKFLWAGNYILKVSRNDNADVPSITRRFMVCNQKVSYTATIKPATDVKYRNSKQEIDVLVDNLGYNMPNPYADAKMVITQNNRWDNAISEMKPRFISGNKLDYNFEDINLFNGGSEFRMFDIRTLRAYSQNVARKYFDTVYHCLLNVDESRAALQYLYMIDFNGRRSIANNEGVANDPDYSVVHFALSSVDPYKQDIYIYGELTDWQMKPEFKMHYNKNLFRYECKAKLKQGVYNYMYVAQDPVTTVADETLIEGNHMESENNYTVYFYYKNLIYNYDELIGAQTFSSTNSGR
- a CDS encoding ABC-F family ATP-binding cassette domain-containing protein; translated protein: MIDLQDINFEFGGRYLYKEASWQIKPGERIGLIGKNGTGKSTLLRVLMGEYSISGGSIQKQGGIKIGFLTQDFLDKNLEGSVLEVTMQAFEELLEIEKQMHIITAKMETDYNDKLMERLGDLQHQYEMHDGYTIHNRAAEVLEGLGFKTEQLDKPLQQFSGGWRMRALLAQMLLTKPDLLMLDEPTNHLDLPSIQWLENYLRTYAGSVIVVSHDRYFLNRLCNRIVEISNLKFNIFEGNFDDYIDQKEERMLLQQRQFSNQQQYIKDQEKFINRFRAKASKSVAVQSRVKMLDRLDKIEAPEGDTASVGIRFGMDHAGGKVTLEIEKLHKNFGNLNVFNNAEGQIVRGDKVALIGANGLGKSTLLKIVDGLLPAEGKITLGHNVHMSYFSQQQSESLDNTKTIVDELQYFAPWVKEQDARTILGSFLFTGEDVFKKIKVLSGGEKSRVALAKTVVSRSNFLLLDEPTNHLDMQSVNILAKALIEYEGSILLVSHDRHFISMIADKIWFIENQEIKEYPGGYDEFEEWYNKRVVPPPSMAKQLPKEEKSIDKNDSDKKQVSKNKLIQMQKDMDKLEKEIEEQKEQLKQIEASYNNPDIASDSTKLYEATEKHKKLSITIKQLNLNFEMLFEQMMLLQEN
- a CDS encoding MFS transporter, giving the protein MSKITLSKKIVNSWCMYDWANSVYNLVICSAIYPIYYESITSVKDADKNIIKDTVMFLGMEFKNTVLSMYALSFSFLIVCFLSPILSSIADTRGNKKSFLKFFCYLGATACAGLYFLVPGISGEQPAMLGWGIFCMVMASIGFWGGLVFYNSFLPDIASHDDMDKISARGFSLGYLGSSILLILCLVFITIMKNIGYPNSFAPRICFLAVAVWWVSFAQILFYNVPEQKIGPRIRASIFKGFHKLHDVYKNAMASKSMKIFLSSFFFYNMGVQTVMQVAVYFGAKLLKLPDTKLIPTVLTIQFVAIAGSFLFSYISKMFGNKLSLSIAIIIWCGVCVSAWFVAEYESESGFYMIAFFVGLVMGGIQSLSRATYSKLIPEGTHDTASFFSFYDITEKIAMVIGLFLFAFIEQHSDGMQNSLFAVMIFFILGFLLLIPLKDNRLKAYKQ
- the dnaA gene encoding chromosomal replication initiator protein DnaA is translated as MIAHDTPTTCESAWHECSKIISDNIPEQSFKTWFHPIKPLKLENKVLTIQVPSQFFYEWLEEHYVDLLRKTMKTVLGPGSRLEYNIIVENSKGSSSPYTVNMPTNNVGKNDNIGVTMPLNIGNNIKNPFIIPGLRKVNIDSNLNSNYTFENFIEGDCNRLARSAGYAVATKPGGTAFNPLMIFGGVGLGKTHLVQAIGNQIKVNNKNKVVLYVSAEKFLNQFVDSVKNTTTNDFVNFYNYVDVLIMDDVQFFSGRGKTQEIFFQIFNQLHQTGKQIILTSDRAPKDLKDIEERLLTRFKWGLSADLGTPDFDTRIAILEQKMYNEGVTMPNEVVEYVAHNINTNIRELEGAMISLLAQSSMNRKEIDLDLAKQMMKNFVKNSTKEISIDFIQKLVCDYFTIPVEHVKSKTRKREVVQARQISMYFAKDLTKASLKNIGSYFGNRDHSTVIHACQTVNDLMETDKRFRADVEELSKRIKISTL
- a CDS encoding YggS family pyridoxal phosphate-dependent enzyme; translation: MDSIAQNIQNIKAQIGENCTLVAVSKTYPPETIIQAYNAGQRVFGENWVQELIAKKDLLPNDIQWHLIGHLQSNKIKYIINFVSLIHSVDSEKLLQAIDKEAAKINRVVPCLLQMYIADEETKFGLDEQELYNILDNLSQYKHIQIAGLMGMATNTHNQEKIKSEFTFLKDLYNKVQAEYFPNDPDFKHLSMGMSSDYKLAVACGSNMIRIGSILFNSKAE
- a CDS encoding amino acid permease, encoding MKSLFRKKSLNAILKQSRNEEGAEHTLHKNLKLRDLTAFGIAAIIGAGIFSTIGNAAAAGGPGVSLLFVITAIACAFSAMCYAEFASRIPISGSAYTYAYASFGELFAWIIGWGLIMEYAVGNIAVAISWSGYFTSLMDGIHINGQQYFHIPEWMTCDYSTAHDNYIKAIDYIKTNNICSCELGKYMPKYYEGYQGWMQAPTFFGTRCILDIPAFSIVVLITALVYRGMKESKRVGNMMVLLKLVIIIFVISVGAAFVDVTYYNDFFPTGLSGMMKGVSGVFFAYIGFDAISTTAEECENPQRDLPRSMFWSLAICTVLYVLISLVLTGMVSYKELGVDDPLAYVFDKLNLNEFSLIISIGAVIAMTSVLLVFQMGQPRIWMSMSRDGLLPKKFSKIHKKYRTPSFATIITGIVVAVPALFFTLTEMTDLTSIGTMFAFVLVCGGIIILNHETKEEQPENIHYKIPYYNSKYILPFCWAIVITLVIIFNIEGVAEFFNFFNNPKQPFAEKIPLLLFIILSIFITIRAYIKNYSFIPVFGLLSNFYLMSELGYLNWRNFSIWLVIGLVIYFLYSRKKSKLNHAV
- a CDS encoding Omp28-related outer membrane protein, producing the protein MMMKKATLLKIKRTKTINPITLYIFLLVSILSSCKEEPPLVFFNLYSGSDSTYITNNVPAAQYRNSLLEDYTGVRCANCPDAHVAAVGLAASHNGRMNILSMHPLGNALTRPYNTIAGFQDFQLREAADLLSIFGTNKNLPSIGLDRVLNKTKNLLITNSVNDWSSTLDAQLINNQTSPLNIDIDNVLIANNDSLKLTCYITATQPLSDSVYLTLIILEDSIVNPQDNNGDIDTFYVHDNLARIFVTSQYGTYLKTNWISGRVYRKQIAVHLNKSWNINNCKVLAFVHRSVNTAGNSEIWHSQTKKIK